AGTCCGCTGCGTGAGGAATCGCCTTTTATTGGGCTGGAAAATTACATTCGATTGTTCAGCGATGAGCTGTTCCTCAAATCGCTGGGAGTCACATTCAAATTTGTCGCAGCGGCGGTCATTGCGAACATCATCATCACGCTGCTGATTGCGATTGCGGTCAACAGTGTGCGCTTCCGTGGTCTGCGCAGCCTGTTCCGCACGATCTTCTTCCTTCCGGCGATTGCGCCGCTGGCAGGTACAGCAGTTGTCTGGAGCACCATGTTCAATTATGATAACGGGCTCTTCAACATGATTCTGGCCCAGTTCAATCTGGCGCCGATCAACTGGCTGGGCGACCCGGCTTATGCGCTTTTTTCCGTTATTATGATGACGTTATGGGCAGATATCGGCTACAACGTGGTCTTGTTCATGGCTGGCCTGGATTCCGTGCCGGATATATATTATGAAGCCGCGCGGCTTGAAGGCGCGACCCGGCTGCAGACCTTTTGGCATATTACGCTGCCGCTTTTGAGCAGAACGACGCTGTTTGTTTCGGTTACGACCATCGTGTCCTATTTTCAGGCGTTTCCGCAATTTCAGATTATGACCAAGGGCGAGCCGTTCAACGAGACGAGGGTGCTGGCACTCCATATCTA
The window above is part of the Paenibacillus lutimineralis genome. Proteins encoded here:
- a CDS encoding carbohydrate ABC transporter permease; the protein is MEISSLKRERGAGRRLRPHAVHRKQRLFVTASLTPIFILFTVFAFVPIVWSLILSFYQYSPLREESPFIGLENYIRLFSDELFLKSLGVTFKFVAAAVIANIIITLLIAIAVNSVRFRGLRSLFRTIFFLPAIAPLAGTAVVWSTMFNYDNGLFNMILAQFNLAPINWLGDPAYALFSVIMMTLWADIGYNVVLFMAGLDSVPDIYYEAARLEGATRLQTFWHITLPLLSRTTLFVSVTTIVSYFQAFPQFQIMTKGEPFNETRVLALHIYDQAFSNSNMGYASAMAAVLLLIILLVTMIQLRAGRSQWEH